A genome region from Chengkuizengella sp. SCS-71B includes the following:
- a CDS encoding N-acetylmuramoyl-L-alanine amidase, which produces MIVNNYLTPNPFSRPGTKLKKIKGVVIHWVANKKSTAEANRKFFENRKNEKNGYGSAHEIIDLNGDVIVCIPKDEIAYHVGSSTYTKEALERLSNYPNDCTYGIECTHVDWEGKMTKETYNSLVNRCVELCKEFDLNPLTDLWLHKEVVGWKDCHKWFVNNPNEWDEFMKEVDKRMKNELKTVNIDLVKGDEKQTVQGFLVDGKTYIELRETGEFLDAQVGWDNIEKRASLIKKGEN; this is translated from the coding sequence ATGATTGTTAATAACTATCTAACCCCTAACCCTTTTTCGAGACCTGGTACAAAACTCAAAAAGATCAAAGGGGTTGTGATTCATTGGGTTGCGAACAAAAAAAGCACAGCCGAAGCTAACCGCAAATTTTTTGAAAATAGAAAAAACGAGAAAAATGGTTATGGTTCTGCTCATGAAATCATTGACTTAAACGGTGATGTGATTGTTTGCATACCAAAAGATGAAATAGCTTATCATGTGGGATCATCAACTTATACAAAAGAAGCACTAGAGAGACTATCAAACTATCCAAATGATTGTACTTATGGAATAGAGTGTACACATGTTGATTGGGAGGGAAAAATGACTAAGGAAACCTATAATTCCTTAGTCAATCGATGTGTAGAACTTTGTAAGGAGTTTGACCTTAACCCTTTAACTGATTTATGGCTACATAAAGAGGTTGTGGGTTGGAAAGATTGTCATAAATGGTTTGTGAATAATCCTAATGAATGGGATGAATTTATGAAAGAAGTGGACAAGCGAATGAAAAATGAATTGAAAACAGTAAATATTGATCTAGTAAAGGGTGATGAAAAACAAACAGTACAAGGGTTTTTAGTAGACGGTAAAACATACATTGAATTGCGTGAAACAGGAGAGTTTTTGGATGCTCAAGTAGGTTGGGATAACATTGAAAAACGAGCTAGTTTAATTAAGAAAGGGGAAAATTAA